Proteins encoded within one genomic window of Brassica rapa cultivar Chiifu-401-42 chromosome A09, CAAS_Brap_v3.01, whole genome shotgun sequence:
- the LOC103837264 gene encoding 60S ribosomal protein L13a-4 — protein sequence MVSGSGICSKRVVVDARHHMLGRLASIVAKELLNGQKVVIVRCEEICLSGGLVRQKMKYMRFLRKRMNTKPSHGPIHFRAPSKIFWRTVRGMIPHKTKRGAAALARMKVFEGVPPPYDKVKRMVIPDALKVLRLQAGHKYCLLGRLSSEVGWNHYDTIKELETKRKERSQVVYERKKQLNKLRAKAEKVAEEKLGAQLEILAPVKY from the exons ATGGTGTCGGGATCAGGCATATGCTCGAAGCGCGTGGTCGTGGACGCGCGGCACCACATGCTGGGGCGTCTGGCGTCGATCGTGGCCAAGGAGCTGCTCAACGGGCAGAAGGTGGTCATCGTGCGGTGCGAGGAGATTTGCCTCTCCGGTGGACTTGTCCGACAGAAAATGAAGTACATGAGGTTCCTTCGCAAGCGTATGAACACTAAGCCTTCTCACGGCCCCATTCACTTCCGTGCTCCCTCCAAAATCTTCTGGCGCACTGTTCGCGG TATGATTCCACACAAAACGAAGCGTGGAGCTGCTGCGCTTGCACGCATGAAGGTTTTCGAAGGTGTGCCTCCACCATACGACAAGGTCAAGAGGATGGTTATCCCCGATGCTCTCAA GGTGTTGAGGCTTCAAGCTGGTCACAAGTACTGTCTGTTGGGTCGCCTTTCTTCTGAAGTCGGGTGGAACCACTACGACACCATCAAG GAGCTGGAGACGAAGAGGAAGGAGAGATCTCAAGTGGTTTACGAGAGAAAGAAACAACTTAACAAACTTAGAGCCAAGGCTGAGAAGGTTGCCGAAGAGAAGCTCGGTGCACAGCTCGAAATTCTTGCACCTGTTAAGTATTGA
- the LOC103837261 gene encoding RPM1-interacting protein 4 isoform X2 — protein sequence MLVFKDMSFGSLWLQNRPHVPKFGDWKEDVPFTVVFDKASRTKQNANMSNPNEYPNMNPSPAQTPNHRYDQPPNHNARPRHERFSSREETEFRSSPAHNERNNRVKAPPPAETYNHQAYGGGGRSHGNPFEPNRRQLHEPPRVQPIPNLRGRNSERVAIPPFPGSGSENQSYTLIFDKVKEDRRQSGNVRSYNGSSHTTPTRPLNDQRHQPLPSSPKSCCFPPWGRK from the exons ATGCTCGTCTTCAAAGACATGTCTTTTGGTTCCTTGTGGTTACAGAATCGTCCACACGTGCCCAAGTTCGGAGACTGGAAGGAAGATGTTCCATTCACGGTGGTGTTCGATAAAGCGAGTAGGACGAAGCAAAATGCAAACATGTCTAATCCCAACGAGTATCCAAATATGAATCCAAGTCCTGCGCAAACTCCGAATCATAGATATGACCAACCACCAAACCACAATGCAAGACCAAGACACGAAAGATTCAGTAGCAGAGAAGAAACCGAGTTCAGATCGTCTCCTGCACATAATGAAAGAAACAACAGAGTCAAAGCTCCTCCTCCAGCAGAAACGTACAACCATCAAGCATATGGTGGTGGAGGTAGGTCACATGGAAATCCATTTGAACCAAATAGACGTCAACTACATGAACCTCCAAGGGTGCAACCGATACCCAATCTTAGAGGTCGGAACAGTGAACGG GTCGCAATTCCGCCGTTTCCAGGATCGGGTTCGGAGAATCAGAGTTACACACTCATCTTTGACAAAGTGAAGGAAGACAGGAGACAAAGTGGGAATGTGAGGTCTTACAATGGATCTTCTCATACCACCCCGACTCGACCACTCAACGACCAACGTCACCAACCGCTACCTTCTAGTCCCAAG AGTTGCTGCTTCCCTCCATGGGGCCGCAAGTGA
- the LOC103837265 gene encoding cytochrome B5 produces the protein MGGGGKVYTLAEVSQHTTNQDCWIVIDGKVYDVTKFLDDHPGGDEVILTSTGKDATDDFEDVGHSSTAKAMLDEYYVGDIDTATVPAKTKFVPPSPPKQTESNQSKSSDFLVKILQFLVPLLILGLALGVRSYTKTPSSS, from the exons ATGGGCGGAGGCGGCAAAGTTTACACCTTAGCGGAGGTTTCACAGCACACTACCAACCAGGATTGTTGGATCGTCATCGACGGCAAG GTTTATGATGTGACCAAGTTTTTGGACGACCATCCTGGTGGTGACGAGGTCATCTTGACTTCTACAG ggaAAGACGCGACGGATGATTTTGAGGATGTGGGACACAGTTCGACTGCAAAAGCTATGCTAGATGAGTACTATGTTGGTGATATTGATACAGCCACTGTTCCAGCCAAAACCAAGTTTGTTCCTCCTTCTCCTCCTAAGCAGACCGAGTCTAACCAGAGCAAGAGCTCGGATTTTCTCGTTAAGATCCTTCAGTTCCTTGTTCCTCTTCTTATTTTAGGCTTGGCTCTCGGTGTCCGTTCTTACACCAAgactccttcttcttcttga
- the LOC103837259 gene encoding adenylylsulfatase HINT3 isoform X1, producing MEARRLAILCSHLNPSSPYPTRGSILGASDCTSGSSEDEKVESSNLQNDCVFCKIVRGESPCIKLYEDDMCLCILDTSPLIHGHSLIIPKLHYPTLERTPPSVVAAMCSKVPLISNAIVKATDSDSFNLLVNNGAAAGQVIFHTHIHIIPRKKRDCLWASESLRRQTLKLDKEATQLALRVREQLCRVPEVHLVQPSS from the exons ATGGAAGCTAGAAGGCTCGCGATCCTCTGTTCCCATCTCAACCCATCTTCTCCGTACCCGACACGTGGCTCCATTCTCGGGGCTTCCGATTGTACCTCAGGTTCATCAGAAGACGAGAAGGTTGAAtcatccaatctccaaaacgaCTGCGTTTTCTGCAAGATTGTCCGTGGCGAGTCTCCATGTATAAAG TTGTACGAGGATGACATGTGCTTGTGCATTTTGGATACAAGCCCACTTATTCATGG GCACTCTCTTATCATTCCAAAGTTACATTATCCAACCTTAGAGCGAACTCCTCCCTCA GTAGTTGCTGCCATGTGTTCCAAAGTGCCTCTTATCAGTAATGCCATTGTTAAAGCTACAGATAGTG ATTCATTTAACTTGCTGGTTAACAACGGAGCAGCAGCTGGGCAAGTGATATTTCAC ACGCACATTCACATAATCCCACGTAAGAAACGTGACTGTTTATGGGCTTCTGAG AGCTTGCGTAGACAGACGCTGAAACTGGACAAGGAAGCAACTCAACTGGCGTTGCGTGTTCGAGAACAGTTGTGTAGAGTTCCTGAAGTACACTTGGTTCAGCCCTCATCATAA
- the LOC103837260 gene encoding E3 ubiquitin-protein ligase RNF4 isoform X2 — MNTNEWRSTRGIRRRKAVFDLNVALTDLEGTSASVRVSPIVPSCDLQRESEPSHPPPAMIDVDAIEDDVVESSASAFAEARSKSTGARRRRLMVDVESGGTTRLSPNKRRRVPPNQPVIDCEHVQSVCSSKAAPPPPPEEPKFSCPICMCPFTEEMSTKCGHIFCKGCIKMAISRQNKCPTCRKKVTAKELIRVFLPTTR, encoded by the exons ATGAACACTAATGAGTGGAGATCAACTCGAGGGATCAGACGGAGGAAAGCTGTGTTTGATCTTAATGTGGCACTCACTGATCTTGAAGGGACCTCCGCTTCCGTAAGAGTATCTCCCATTGTGCCTAGCTGTGATCTTCAAAGGGAGTCTGAGCCTTCTCACCCTCCTCCGGCCATGATTGATGTGGATGCTATTGAAGATGATGTTGTTGAATCATCCGCAAGTGCTTTTGCTGAG GCTAGAAGTAAATCAACAGGTGCACGTCGGAGACGGTTAATGGTTGATGTTGAGTCAG GTGGTACGACTAGATTGTCTCCCAACAAACGGAGAAGGGTTCCTCCTAATCAACCTGTCATCGACTGTGAGCA TGTGCAGAGTGTGTGTAGCTCAAAGGCtgcacctcctcctccaccagAGGAGCCGAAATTCTCTTGTCCAATTTGTATGTGCCCGTTTACGGAGGAGATGTCAACGAAATGCGGTCACATCTTCTGCAAGGGATGTATAAAGATGGCAATATCTCGCCAAAACAAGTGCCCTACTTGTAGGAAAAAGGTGACTGCAAAAGAGCTGATTCGAGTGTTCCTTCCAACCACCAGATGA
- the LOC103837259 gene encoding adenylylsulfatase HINT3 isoform X2, whose product MEARRLAILCSHLNPSSPYPTRGSILGASDCTSGSSEDEKVESSNLQNDCVFCKIVRGESPCIKLYEDDMCLCILDTSPLIHGHSLIIPKLHYPTLERTPPSVVAAMCSKVPLISNAIVKATDSDSFNLLVNNGAAAGQVIFHSLRRQTLKLDKEATQLALRVREQLCRVPEVHLVQPSS is encoded by the exons ATGGAAGCTAGAAGGCTCGCGATCCTCTGTTCCCATCTCAACCCATCTTCTCCGTACCCGACACGTGGCTCCATTCTCGGGGCTTCCGATTGTACCTCAGGTTCATCAGAAGACGAGAAGGTTGAAtcatccaatctccaaaacgaCTGCGTTTTCTGCAAGATTGTCCGTGGCGAGTCTCCATGTATAAAG TTGTACGAGGATGACATGTGCTTGTGCATTTTGGATACAAGCCCACTTATTCATGG GCACTCTCTTATCATTCCAAAGTTACATTATCCAACCTTAGAGCGAACTCCTCCCTCA GTAGTTGCTGCCATGTGTTCCAAAGTGCCTCTTATCAGTAATGCCATTGTTAAAGCTACAGATAGTG ATTCATTTAACTTGCTGGTTAACAACGGAGCAGCAGCTGGGCAAGTGATATTTCAC AGCTTGCGTAGACAGACGCTGAAACTGGACAAGGAAGCAACTCAACTGGCGTTGCGTGTTCGAGAACAGTTGTGTAGAGTTCCTGAAGTACACTTGGTTCAGCCCTCATCATAA
- the LOC103837258 gene encoding FHA domain-containing protein FHA2 — protein sequence MATSIESSDVEVGFAKLQGEDFEYYMQTYSIVLGRNSKKSTVDVDLSSLGGGMNISRNHARIFYDFTRRRFALEVLGKNGCLVEGVLHLPGNPAVKLDSQDLLQIGDKEFYFLLPVRSILGGPSRHVVSGPVGPYNQYPGSGSGKRGGRGRDFFDDDDDDEDDVRRSGKNSRREGYGGSAPASVERKGEGRTRADREADDQQVLQLEEKDVVSSVANVLSDSCGPGEYMAMEKLHSVILENYGNIWHHSRVRRYLTPENWAVPEAKGKAWYGLLMLLRKYPEHFVINTRSKGRVTHEFVSLVSLLS from the exons ATGGCGACATCCATCGAGAGCAGCGACGTGGAGGTGGGATTCGCGAAGCTCCAGGGCGAAGACTTCGAGTACTACATGCAGACGTACTCCATCGTCCTCGGCCGCAACTCCAAGAAATCCACCGTCGACGTCGACCTCTCCTCCCTCGGCGGCGGGATGAACATCTCCCGAAACCACGCGCGGATCTTCTACGACTTCACGCGCCGCAGGTTCGCGCTCGAGGTGCTGGGGAAGAACGGGTGTCTCGTCGAAGGCGTCCTCCACCTCCCCGGGAACCCTGCCGTGAAGCTGGACTCGCAGGACTTGCTTCAGATCGGAGATAAGGAGTTTTACTTTCTGCTTCCTGTGAGGAGTATCCTTGGTGGGCCTAGTAGGCATGTTGTTTCTGGGCCTGTTGGGCCTTATAATCAGTATCCTGGTTCTGGTTCAGGAAAGAGAGGTGGGAGGGGGAGAGACttctttgatgatgatgatgatgatgaggatgatgtGAGGAGGAGTGGGAAGAACTCAAGGAGAGAGGGGTATGGAGGGTCTGCACCTGCTTCTGTTG AGAGGAAGGGAGAGGGAAGAACAAGGGCGGATAGGGAAGCTGATGATCAGCAAGTTTTGCAGCTTGAGGAAAAAGATGTTGTGTCATCTGTTGCCAATGTGCTTTCTGACTCGTGTGGTCCAGGGGAGTATATGGCTATGGAGAAGCTTCATTCCGTG ATACTGGAGAATTACGGGAACATATGGCATCACAGTCGTGTGAGGAGATACCTAACACCTGAGAACTGGGCAGTTCCTGAAGCAAAGGGTAAAGCATGGTACGGACTGCTGATGCTACTGAGGAAATACCCTGAGCATTTCGTTATCAACACTAGGTCAAAGGGCAGGGTCACTCATGAGTTTGTTTCCCTTGTCTCCCTCCTCTCCTGA
- the LOC103837262 gene encoding protein XRI1 isoform X1 encodes MDYGEDGVPSWNWQTQSYDHPPQSTTLSDVTMTEVILNQEDHSYMFDDESTPVKACSELSYHVTTDETIKKMEVQQSETRSAVKRRRMLHFEDQPMETSLFSSECFSSILKSSARDEAYDELLPEGSQLIQGFSEDASASSLEGLDLYAEEWYADCLNDPETQTLPDDLSFGSPEVQIDVSEYLNVPLETETREVRRPVTRSSPNVIFKAGRKSFARPVPKLPSSIIYPFAFIKPCGVHGDMTLKDINKKIQTPPAKAKEDKEEPPVIQTSAFSGKPVVGKTKIRTEGGKGSITIMRTRG; translated from the exons ATGGATTACGGAGAAGATGG TGTCCCCTCGTGGAATTGGCAAACGCAGAGCTATGATCACCCACCACAGTCTACTACTCTCT CTGATGTGACCATGACTGAAGTCATTTTAAACCAAGAAGACCACTCCTACATGTTTGATGATGAATCCACCCCGGTTAAGGCCTGTAGCGAGCTGAGTTATCATGTCACAACAG ATGAAACCATCAAGAAGATGGAAGTGCAGCAGAGTGAGACACGCTCTGCTGTAAAGAGGCGTCGGATGTTGCATTTCGAAGACCAGCCTATGGAAACTTCCCTCTTCAGCTCTGAGTGTTTCTCTTCAATCCTTAAATCAAGC GCTAGAGATGAAGCATATGATGAGCTTTTACCAGAAGGATCTCAGCTTATACAAGGGTTTTCTGAAGACGCATCTGCCTCAAGCTTGGAGGGACTTGATCTGTATGCAGAGGAGTGGTACGCTGATTGCTTAAATGATCCCGAGACTCAAACGCTACCTGATGACTT AAGCTTTGGTTCCCCTGAGGTCCAGATAGATGTTTCAG AGTACTTAAACGTGCCACTAGAAACAGAAACCAGGGAAGTTAGGAGGCCAGTGACTAGATCTTCTCCAAATGTTATCTTTAAAG CAGGTAGGAAGTCATTTGCAAGGCCGGTTCCAAAGCTACCATCTTCCATCATCTACCCATTTGCATTCATCAAACCGTGTGGGGTTCATGGAGACATGACTCTCAAGGACATCAACAAGAAAATCCAAACTCCACCAGCAAAAGCAAAGGAAGACAAGGAAGAGCCTCCAGTGATCCAAACCTCAGCGTTCTCAGGGAAACCAGTTGTTGGGAAGACTAAAATCCGCACAGAAGGTGGCAAAGGAAGTATCACGATCATGAGGACGAGAGGCTAA
- the LOC103837256 gene encoding uncharacterized protein At5g48480, which translates to MAQEDVAAANGATTAVEKAVTFTAYKPQLIVEAHKVGDAVAFYKAVFGAVETGRSLYPKRKADQELPHLVSSELELAGTTVVVSDVSDAKTGTMPAILETDDVEAAVAKAVAAGAVKVEEEEEGGVKGKVTDPFGFTWIFVTPAKKSEEEGNKEV; encoded by the exons aTGGCTCAGGAAGACGTTGCTGCTGCTAACGGTGCTACTACGGCGGTGGAGAAGGCCGTTACCTTCACGGCGTACAAGCCTCAGCTGATTGTGGAAGCACACAAGGTCGGTGACGCTGTTGCTTTCTACAAGGCGGTGTTTGGTGCCGTGGAGACTGGACGCTCTCTCTACCCCAAGCGTAAGGCTGACCAAGAGCTCCCTCACCTCGTCTCTTCCGAGCTCGAGCTCGCCGGAACCACCGTCGTTGTTTCTGACGTCTCTGA TGCGAAGACGGGGACTATGCCTGCGATCCTCGAGACTGATGACGTGGAAGCTGCGGTTGCGAAGGCCGTTGCGGCAGGAGCTGTcaaggtggaggaggaggaggagggtggAGTCAAGGGGAAAGTGACGGATCCGTTCGGGTTCACGTGGATCTTTGTTACTCCGGCGAAGAAGAGTGAGGAGGAAGGAAACAAAGAGGTCTAA
- the LOC103837261 gene encoding RPM1-interacting protein 4 isoform X1, translating into MQSKLSQRRNSRCFTQSQEIQVNFYVSSTPSCRHVSLYLCISLFLKIIFVSEPLKEFVFFWQLEINNMAANRPHVPKFGDWKEDVPFTVVFDKASRTKQNANMSNPNEYPNMNPSPAQTPNHRYDQPPNHNARPRHERFSSREETEFRSSPAHNERNNRVKAPPPAETYNHQAYGGGGRSHGNPFEPNRRQLHEPPRVQPIPNLRGRNSERVAIPPFPGSGSENQSYTLIFDKVKEDRRQSGNVRSYNGSSHTTPTRPLNDQRHQPLPSSPKSCCFPPWGRK; encoded by the exons ATGCAAAGCAAGTTAAGTCAACGTAGAAACAGTCGTTGTTTTACCCAATCACAAGAAATACAAGTCAACTTTTATGTATCGTCAACGCCTTCGTGTAGACACGTCTCTTTATATTTAtgcatctctctctttctcaaaaTAATCTTTGTTTCAGAGCCATTGAAGGAGTTCGTCTTTTTTTGGCAGCTAGAGATTAACAACATGGCAGCA AATCGTCCACACGTGCCCAAGTTCGGAGACTGGAAGGAAGATGTTCCATTCACGGTGGTGTTCGATAAAGCGAGTAGGACGAAGCAAAATGCAAACATGTCTAATCCCAACGAGTATCCAAATATGAATCCAAGTCCTGCGCAAACTCCGAATCATAGATATGACCAACCACCAAACCACAATGCAAGACCAAGACACGAAAGATTCAGTAGCAGAGAAGAAACCGAGTTCAGATCGTCTCCTGCACATAATGAAAGAAACAACAGAGTCAAAGCTCCTCCTCCAGCAGAAACGTACAACCATCAAGCATATGGTGGTGGAGGTAGGTCACATGGAAATCCATTTGAACCAAATAGACGTCAACTACATGAACCTCCAAGGGTGCAACCGATACCCAATCTTAGAGGTCGGAACAGTGAACGG GTCGCAATTCCGCCGTTTCCAGGATCGGGTTCGGAGAATCAGAGTTACACACTCATCTTTGACAAAGTGAAGGAAGACAGGAGACAAAGTGGGAATGTGAGGTCTTACAATGGATCTTCTCATACCACCCCGACTCGACCACTCAACGACCAACGTCACCAACCGCTACCTTCTAGTCCCAAG AGTTGCTGCTTCCCTCCATGGGGCCGCAAGTGA
- the LOC103837262 gene encoding protein XRI1 isoform X2 yields the protein MDYGEDGVPSWNWQTQSYDHPPQSTTLSDVTMTEVILNQEDHSYMFDDESTPVKACSELSYHVTTDETIKKMEVQQSETRSAVKRRRMLHFEDQPMETSLFSSECFSSILKSSARDEAYDELLPEGSQLIQGFSEDASASSLEGLDLYAEEWYADCLNDPETQTLPDDLSFGSPEVQIDVSEYLNVPLETETREVRRPVTRSSPNVIFKGRKSFARPVPKLPSSIIYPFAFIKPCGVHGDMTLKDINKKIQTPPAKAKEDKEEPPVIQTSAFSGKPVVGKTKIRTEGGKGSITIMRTRG from the exons ATGGATTACGGAGAAGATGG TGTCCCCTCGTGGAATTGGCAAACGCAGAGCTATGATCACCCACCACAGTCTACTACTCTCT CTGATGTGACCATGACTGAAGTCATTTTAAACCAAGAAGACCACTCCTACATGTTTGATGATGAATCCACCCCGGTTAAGGCCTGTAGCGAGCTGAGTTATCATGTCACAACAG ATGAAACCATCAAGAAGATGGAAGTGCAGCAGAGTGAGACACGCTCTGCTGTAAAGAGGCGTCGGATGTTGCATTTCGAAGACCAGCCTATGGAAACTTCCCTCTTCAGCTCTGAGTGTTTCTCTTCAATCCTTAAATCAAGC GCTAGAGATGAAGCATATGATGAGCTTTTACCAGAAGGATCTCAGCTTATACAAGGGTTTTCTGAAGACGCATCTGCCTCAAGCTTGGAGGGACTTGATCTGTATGCAGAGGAGTGGTACGCTGATTGCTTAAATGATCCCGAGACTCAAACGCTACCTGATGACTT AAGCTTTGGTTCCCCTGAGGTCCAGATAGATGTTTCAG AGTACTTAAACGTGCCACTAGAAACAGAAACCAGGGAAGTTAGGAGGCCAGTGACTAGATCTTCTCCAAATGTTATCTTTAAAG GTAGGAAGTCATTTGCAAGGCCGGTTCCAAAGCTACCATCTTCCATCATCTACCCATTTGCATTCATCAAACCGTGTGGGGTTCATGGAGACATGACTCTCAAGGACATCAACAAGAAAATCCAAACTCCACCAGCAAAAGCAAAGGAAGACAAGGAAGAGCCTCCAGTGATCCAAACCTCAGCGTTCTCAGGGAAACCAGTTGTTGGGAAGACTAAAATCCGCACAGAAGGTGGCAAAGGAAGTATCACGATCATGAGGACGAGAGGCTAA
- the LOC103837260 gene encoding TNF receptor-associated factor 6 isoform X1 — translation MNTNEWRSTRGIRRRKAVFDLNVALTDLEGTSASVRVSPIVPSCDLQRESEPSHPPPAMIDVDAIEDDVVESSASAFAEARSKSTGARRRRLMVDVESGGTTRLSPNKRRRVPPNQPVIDCEHVPDDTSSSVCSSKAAPPPPPEEPKFSCPICMCPFTEEMSTKCGHIFCKGCIKMAISRQNKCPTCRKKVTAKELIRVFLPTTR, via the exons ATGAACACTAATGAGTGGAGATCAACTCGAGGGATCAGACGGAGGAAAGCTGTGTTTGATCTTAATGTGGCACTCACTGATCTTGAAGGGACCTCCGCTTCCGTAAGAGTATCTCCCATTGTGCCTAGCTGTGATCTTCAAAGGGAGTCTGAGCCTTCTCACCCTCCTCCGGCCATGATTGATGTGGATGCTATTGAAGATGATGTTGTTGAATCATCCGCAAGTGCTTTTGCTGAG GCTAGAAGTAAATCAACAGGTGCACGTCGGAGACGGTTAATGGTTGATGTTGAGTCAG GTGGTACGACTAGATTGTCTCCCAACAAACGGAGAAGGGTTCCTCCTAATCAACCTGTCATCGACTGTGAGCATGTCCCTGATGACACCTCGTCG AGTGTGTGTAGCTCAAAGGCtgcacctcctcctccaccagAGGAGCCGAAATTCTCTTGTCCAATTTGTATGTGCCCGTTTACGGAGGAGATGTCAACGAAATGCGGTCACATCTTCTGCAAGGGATGTATAAAGATGGCAATATCTCGCCAAAACAAGTGCCCTACTTGTAGGAAAAAGGTGACTGCAAAAGAGCTGATTCGAGTGTTCCTTCCAACCACCAGATGA
- the LOC103837257 gene encoding uncharacterized protein LOC103837257 → MDYEYRGEYCRRGDVPAFGSWNWNDAVPFTQCFETATTPQPAILHYAPYPQDRDLYLEDDLYDSHHHHHLVSPAVILLPRRKSRVGQEPKRDTSKEEHNFKNEATRCPTPVEKRRMAAPKPVDEDLYKVSPQVISSKSTKKRGGVFGCISRCFLPTSVRD, encoded by the exons ATGGACTAC GAATATCGTGGAGAGTACTGCAGGAGGGGAGACGTGCCGGCATTTGGAAGCTGGAACTGGAACGACGCCGTTCCATTCACTCAGTGCTTCGAGACAGCAACCACTCCGCAACCTGCTATTCTCCACTACGCTCCTTACCCTCAAGATCGCGATCTTTACCTCGAAGATGATCTCTACGacagccaccaccaccaccaccttgTCTCTCCCGCCGTGATCCTCCTACCTCGACGCAAG TCTAGGGTGGGCCAGGAGCCAAAGAGAGATACCTCCAAGGAGGAACACAACTTCAAGAACGAGGCGACAAGGTGTCCAACACCGGTGGAGAAGCGGAGGATGGCGGCACCGAAGCCAGTTGACGAAGACTTGTACAAGGTGTCCCCTCAAGTAATCTCCTCCAAATCAACAAAG AAGAGAGGAGGTGTGTTTGGGTGCATTTCAAGGTGTTTTTTGCCAACAAGCGTGAGAGATTGA
- the LOC103837266 gene encoding cyclin-dependent kinase inhibitor 3, protein MGKYIKKSKITGDIDSMEATEATSLGVRTRAAAKTLALKRLNSSSAPDSSCYLQLRSRRLEKPPSLVEPKQTPRQLKEPGSKIDSVNSSVAGSGDECFCGENSLEFQTRQSTRESTPCNFVEDLETIVTPGSSTRSMRTPTRDSTVPTIGELEEFFAYAEHQQQRLFMDKYNFDIVNDVPLTGRYEWVQVSP, encoded by the exons ATGGGAAAATACATTAAGAAATCAAAGATTACCGGTGACATCGACTCTATGGAAGCCACCGAAGCAACATCTTTGGGTGTTCGCACCAGAGCCGCCGCTAAAACCCTAGCCTTGAAGAGGCTTAATTCTTCCTCCGCCCCCGACTCTTCTTGCTATCTTCAGCTCCGTAGCCGCCGTCTCGAGAAACCCCCGTCGCTGGTTGAACCAAAGCAGACCCCGAGGCAGCTTAAAGAGCCTGGTTCGAAGATTGACTCGGTTAACTCGAGCGTAGCTGGTTCGGGTGATGAATGTTTTTGTGGAGAGAACAGTCTTGAGTTTCAGACAAGACAAAG caCAAGGGAGAGCACGCCTTGTAACTTTGTTGAGGATCTGGAGACCATTGTTACACCAGGATCTAGCACAAGGTCGATGCGTACACCAACGAGAGATAGCACGGTCCCAACCATTGGTGAACTGGAGGAGTTCTTTGCCTATGCAGAGCATCAACAGCAGAGGCTATTCATGGATAA GTACAACTTCGATATTGTGAATGATGTGCCTCTCACTGGACGCTACGAGTGGGTACAAGTCAGTCCATGA
- the LOC103837262 gene encoding protein XRI1 isoform X3: MTEVILNQEDHSYMFDDESTPVKACSELSYHVTTDETIKKMEVQQSETRSAVKRRRMLHFEDQPMETSLFSSECFSSILKSSARDEAYDELLPEGSQLIQGFSEDASASSLEGLDLYAEEWYADCLNDPETQTLPDDLSFGSPEVQIDVSEYLNVPLETETREVRRPVTRSSPNVIFKAGRKSFARPVPKLPSSIIYPFAFIKPCGVHGDMTLKDINKKIQTPPAKAKEDKEEPPVIQTSAFSGKPVVGKTKIRTEGGKGSITIMRTRG, encoded by the exons ATGACTGAAGTCATTTTAAACCAAGAAGACCACTCCTACATGTTTGATGATGAATCCACCCCGGTTAAGGCCTGTAGCGAGCTGAGTTATCATGTCACAACAG ATGAAACCATCAAGAAGATGGAAGTGCAGCAGAGTGAGACACGCTCTGCTGTAAAGAGGCGTCGGATGTTGCATTTCGAAGACCAGCCTATGGAAACTTCCCTCTTCAGCTCTGAGTGTTTCTCTTCAATCCTTAAATCAAGC GCTAGAGATGAAGCATATGATGAGCTTTTACCAGAAGGATCTCAGCTTATACAAGGGTTTTCTGAAGACGCATCTGCCTCAAGCTTGGAGGGACTTGATCTGTATGCAGAGGAGTGGTACGCTGATTGCTTAAATGATCCCGAGACTCAAACGCTACCTGATGACTT AAGCTTTGGTTCCCCTGAGGTCCAGATAGATGTTTCAG AGTACTTAAACGTGCCACTAGAAACAGAAACCAGGGAAGTTAGGAGGCCAGTGACTAGATCTTCTCCAAATGTTATCTTTAAAG CAGGTAGGAAGTCATTTGCAAGGCCGGTTCCAAAGCTACCATCTTCCATCATCTACCCATTTGCATTCATCAAACCGTGTGGGGTTCATGGAGACATGACTCTCAAGGACATCAACAAGAAAATCCAAACTCCACCAGCAAAAGCAAAGGAAGACAAGGAAGAGCCTCCAGTGATCCAAACCTCAGCGTTCTCAGGGAAACCAGTTGTTGGGAAGACTAAAATCCGCACAGAAGGTGGCAAAGGAAGTATCACGATCATGAGGACGAGAGGCTAA